The Flavobacterium praedii genome window below encodes:
- a CDS encoding DUF58 domain-containing protein, translating into MKIESQIEKISSFQHLELLANQVVEGFISGMHKSPFHGFSAEFAEHKVYNIGESTKHIDWKLFAKTDRLYTKCFEEETNLRCHIIIDNSSSMHYPKLKDNQPFYESKIGFSILASAVLMNLLKKQRDAVGLSVFSDRYEYYAPEKGSDRHHRMILNKLEGLLETTKESKQTDTITYLHQIAEKIHRRSMIILFTDMFQSENEEALFNALQHLKHNKHKVVLFHVIDKETELKFDFDNAPRKFIDLETGDEVVIFADNVKQEYEKQVSDYFKKLALTCAQNKIKYIPVGVDESFEKILTAYLVEKQKFG; encoded by the coding sequence ATGAAGATCGAATCGCAAATAGAAAAGATATCCAGTTTTCAGCATTTGGAGTTGTTGGCTAATCAAGTGGTGGAAGGTTTTATTTCGGGAATGCATAAAAGTCCGTTTCATGGATTTTCAGCCGAATTTGCCGAACATAAAGTATATAATATAGGAGAAAGCACCAAACACATAGATTGGAAATTATTTGCCAAAACGGATCGTTTGTACACCAAATGCTTTGAGGAAGAAACCAACTTGAGGTGTCATATAATAATTGACAACTCTTCGTCGATGCATTATCCTAAATTGAAGGACAATCAGCCCTTTTACGAGAGTAAAATAGGATTTTCGATATTGGCATCGGCAGTTTTGATGAATTTGTTAAAAAAGCAACGAGATGCTGTAGGTTTAAGTGTGTTTTCGGATCGTTATGAGTATTACGCACCAGAAAAAGGAAGTGATCGTCATCACCGAATGATATTGAACAAGCTCGAAGGTCTTTTGGAAACCACAAAAGAGAGTAAGCAAACCGATACTATTACGTATTTGCATCAAATAGCTGAAAAAATTCACCGCCGATCGATGATTATTTTGTTTACAGACATGTTTCAATCCGAAAATGAAGAAGCTCTTTTTAATGCCTTGCAACATTTAAAACACAACAAGCATAAAGTTGTTTTATTTCATGTGATAGACAAAGAAACGGAGCTAAAATTTGATTTTGACAATGCTCCTAGAAAGTTTATTGATTTGGAAACAGGAGATGAGGTTGTCATTTTTGCTGATAATGTGAAGCAAGAATATGAAAAACAGGTGAGCGATTACTTCAAAAAGTTGGCTTTAACCTGTGCTCAAAACAAAATAAAGTACATTCCAGTGGGTGTTGATGAAAGTTTTGAAAAAATTTTAACGGCATACTTAGTTGAAAAACAAAAGTTTGGATAA
- the mce gene encoding methylmalonyl-CoA epimerase: MRKIEHIGIAVKNLEVSNLLFEKLFGAPAYKQEEVASEGVKTSFFMNGPNKIELLEATNPESPIAKFLEKKGEGIHHIAFDVEDIHTEIQRLKSEGFTVLNETPKKGADNKWVAFLHPKGTNGVLIELCQEIK, from the coding sequence ATGAGAAAAATAGAACACATTGGCATCGCAGTCAAAAACTTAGAAGTATCGAATTTATTATTCGAAAAACTCTTTGGCGCACCCGCCTATAAGCAGGAAGAAGTTGCCAGCGAAGGTGTAAAAACATCTTTCTTCATGAACGGTCCTAACAAAATAGAATTACTCGAAGCCACCAATCCCGAAAGCCCTATTGCCAAGTTCCTTGAAAAAAAGGGAGAAGGAATCCATCACATCGCTTTTGACGTAGAAGACATCCACACCGAAATCCAGCGCCTCAAATCCGAAGGTTTCACCGTCCTTAACGAAACCCCAAAAAAGGGAGCCGACAATAAATGGGTCGCTTTTTTGCATCCAAAAGGCACAAATGGCGTATTAATCGAACTGTGTCAGGAAATAAAATAA
- the rbfA gene encoding 30S ribosome-binding factor RbfA yields METNRQKKIGGVIQKDLVDILQGEVRKNGITNLIISVSKVVVTTDLSVATVHLSIFPQEKAAETLVGIKANSTLIKHDLSQRVRLQLRKVPNLVFFIDDSLDYIEKIDNALKNQENPIENRDLLDKRRFQ; encoded by the coding sequence ATGGAAACAAATAGACAGAAAAAAATAGGTGGGGTGATCCAAAAAGATTTGGTTGACATTCTGCAAGGTGAAGTGAGAAAAAATGGAATTACGAATTTAATAATTTCAGTATCCAAGGTTGTTGTGACTACAGATTTGTCTGTGGCGACGGTGCATTTAAGTATTTTTCCTCAGGAAAAAGCAGCGGAAACGTTGGTGGGGATTAAGGCTAATTCGACTTTAATTAAGCACGATTTATCGCAAAGAGTGCGTTTGCAATTGCGCAAAGTGCCAAATTTGGTTTTCTTTATTGATGATTCTTTGGATTATATTGAGAAGATTGACAATGCCTTGAAAAATCAAGAAAATCCGATTGAGAATAGAGATTTGTTGGACAAACGCAGATTTCAATAA
- a CDS encoding ABC transporter permease, protein MNFPLYIAKRYIFSKSKNNAINIINRIASMGIVVGAMALFVVLSVFTGLKEFSLSFTNDIDPDLKVSSTLGKSFFVLPKQEKEIAAIEGVAHYSKIVEERVLFTFNGKQEVTYLKGVDATFNTVSDFNKKLYNGQWLKPGTYQVVVGYGIAQKFSMGLLDYNNAFEVFVPKPGKGTIENPAQAFNSTDVFPVGIYAISEDLDSKYVFADLGLAQELLEYKTNQISSLEIKLKKGADEDAVIAKLQSIFQNKITVKNKEQLNEALYKMLNTENIAVYLIFTLVIIVALFNLIGALIMMILDKKGNLKTLFNLGTDIKDLRNIFLLQGTLLSVFGGIIGLLLGVVFVVLQQQYQLIMITPTLAYPVVFTLENVGIVMATIVTLGFIASLIASSRVSKKLLD, encoded by the coding sequence TTGAATTTCCCTCTTTACATAGCCAAGCGGTATATTTTTAGCAAAAGCAAAAATAATGCTATCAATATTATTAATCGTATTGCTAGTATGGGGATTGTTGTGGGAGCCATGGCGTTGTTTGTTGTGCTCTCGGTATTTACAGGTTTGAAGGAATTTAGCCTTTCGTTTACCAATGATATTGACCCCGATCTTAAAGTAAGCAGCACACTTGGAAAATCTTTTTTTGTACTACCCAAACAGGAAAAAGAGATTGCCGCAATTGAAGGTGTTGCGCACTATTCTAAAATTGTTGAAGAACGGGTTTTGTTTACTTTTAACGGAAAACAAGAGGTTACTTACTTAAAAGGTGTTGATGCTACTTTTAACACCGTTAGTGATTTTAATAAAAAATTATACAATGGGCAATGGCTAAAACCAGGCACGTATCAAGTGGTGGTGGGATATGGTATTGCTCAAAAGTTCTCGATGGGTTTGTTGGATTACAATAATGCCTTTGAGGTTTTTGTACCAAAACCAGGTAAAGGAACTATTGAAAACCCTGCTCAAGCGTTTAATTCAACGGATGTTTTTCCGGTTGGGATTTATGCAATTAGCGAAGATTTGGATTCTAAATATGTGTTTGCCGATTTGGGCTTGGCACAGGAATTATTGGAATATAAAACCAATCAAATTTCTTCTCTTGAAATCAAATTAAAGAAAGGAGCTGATGAAGATGCCGTTATCGCGAAACTTCAGTCGATTTTCCAGAATAAAATTACTGTAAAAAACAAGGAACAGTTGAACGAAGCCTTGTATAAAATGCTTAATACCGAGAATATTGCGGTGTATTTGATTTTTACTTTGGTGATTATTGTGGCGCTTTTTAATTTGATTGGTGCACTTATCATGATGATTTTGGATAAAAAAGGAAACCTAAAAACCCTTTTTAATCTAGGTACGGATATCAAAGATTTGCGAAATATATTTTTACTGCAAGGAACACTGTTGAGTGTTTTTGGTGGAATTATCGGTTTGTTATTGGGTGTTGTATTTGTAGTATTGCAACAACAATACCAACTGATTATGATAACCCCTACTCTGGCTTATCCAGTAGTTTTTACATTAGAAAATGTAGGGATTGTAATGGCAACTATTGTCACACTTGGTTTTATTGCTTCGCTTATTGCAAGTAGTCGAGTGAGTAAGAAGTTGTTGGATTAG
- a CDS encoding type II toxin-antitoxin system RelE/ParE family toxin, whose translation MSYNKLLLKTNAAVEIENIISNYASKSTILAKRIEKEIRLGFKTIAKKPESFQCRYSKVRIFWLNKFRYGLYYIWENNEVSILAFWHTKEDIPNKILQIS comes from the coding sequence ATGAGTTATAATAAACTCCTTTTAAAAACAAATGCAGCGGTTGAAATCGAAAATATAATTTCCAATTATGCTTCAAAAAGCACCATTCTAGCAAAACGAATAGAAAAGGAAATTCGATTAGGTTTTAAAACTATTGCAAAAAAGCCCGAAAGTTTCCAATGCCGTTATTCTAAAGTCAGAATATTTTGGCTGAATAAATTTCGTTATGGTTTGTATTATATTTGGGAAAATAATGAGGTTTCAATCTTAGCGTTTTGGCATACAAAAGAAGACATTCCTAACAAAATTTTACAGATTTCATAA
- the dusB gene encoding tRNA dihydrouridine synthase DusB encodes MIKIGNIILPEFPLLLAPMEDVSDPPFRRLCKQHGADLMYSEFISSEGLIRDAIKSRMKLDIFDYERPVGIQIFGGDEEAMALSSKIVSTVNPDLIDINFGCPVKKVVCKGAGAGVLKDVDLMIRLTQAVIDSTHLPVTVKTRLGWDDNSINIDEVAERLQDIGVAALSIHARTRAQMYKGHSDWSHIARVKNNPRITMPIFGNGDIDSPEKALHYKNEYGIDGIMIGRAAIGYPWIFNEIKHFFKTGEHLAKPTVADRAEAVRNHLTWAMEWKGERLGIVETRPHYTNYFKGIHSFKPFKQKLVTLDHPEELFAVLKEIEETYSGYEVV; translated from the coding sequence ATGATCAAGATTGGCAACATTATATTACCCGAATTTCCCCTACTGTTAGCACCTATGGAAGATGTGAGCGACCCTCCATTTCGTAGATTATGCAAACAGCATGGAGCCGATTTAATGTACTCCGAATTTATTTCTTCCGAAGGTCTAATCCGTGACGCCATCAAAAGCCGAATGAAATTAGACATTTTCGATTACGAACGCCCAGTTGGAATCCAAATTTTTGGTGGAGACGAAGAAGCAATGGCACTTTCCTCAAAAATAGTATCTACCGTGAACCCAGATTTAATCGACATCAATTTCGGTTGTCCTGTCAAAAAAGTAGTTTGCAAAGGCGCCGGTGCCGGAGTTTTGAAAGATGTTGATTTAATGATTCGCTTGACTCAAGCCGTTATCGACAGCACCCATTTGCCTGTTACCGTAAAAACCCGTTTGGGTTGGGATGACAATTCCATAAATATAGACGAAGTTGCCGAGCGGTTGCAAGATATTGGCGTAGCCGCCTTGAGCATACACGCTCGTACACGTGCCCAAATGTACAAAGGCCATTCCGATTGGTCACACATTGCCCGTGTCAAAAACAACCCAAGAATCACCATGCCTATTTTTGGAAACGGCGATATTGATTCTCCCGAAAAAGCATTGCATTATAAAAACGAATATGGCATTGACGGAATTATGATTGGTCGCGCCGCCATTGGTTATCCATGGATTTTCAACGAAATCAAACACTTCTTCAAAACAGGCGAACATCTTGCAAAACCGACCGTTGCCGACCGTGCCGAAGCAGTGCGAAATCACCTCACCTGGGCAATGGAATGGAAAGGAGAAAGACTCGGAATTGTAGAAACAAGACCGCATTACACCAACTATTTCAAAGGAATCCATTCGTTCAAACCCTTCAAACAAAAACTAGTAACTCTAGATCATCCCGAAGAATTATTTGCCGTTTTAAAAGAAATAGAAGAGACTTATAGTGGCTATGAAGTGGTGTAA
- the lepA gene encoding translation elongation factor 4, with amino-acid sequence MKHIRNFCIIAHIDHGKSTLADRLLGATQTVTAREEKAQLLDNMDLERERGITIKSHAIQMEYTYKGEEYILNLIDTPGHVDFSYEVSRSIAACEGALLIVDAAQSIQAQTISNLYLALENDLEIIPVLNKVDLPSANPEEVSDDIIDLLGCKLEDIIHASGKTGFGVENILAAIIEKIPHPKGVKDEPLQALIFDSHYNPFRGIEVIFRVKNGEIRKGQKIKFMATGNEYFADEVGTLKLNQVPKNVISTGDVGYLISGIKEAKEVKVGDTITDAKTPTTNMITGFEDVKPMVFAGIYPVDTEDYEDLRSSMEKLQLNDASLVFVPESSAALGFGFRCGFLGMLHMEIIQERLEREFDMTVITTVPNVSYLAYTKKHPETAFTVNNPSDLPEPSRLDRVEEPYIKATIITKADFVGNVMSLCIEKRGQITNQTYLTTERVELNFDMPLAEIVFDFYDRLKTVSKGYASFDYSPIGMKTSKLVRLDVLLNGQTVDALSALIHEDNAYNIGKKMTEKLRELIPRQQFDIPIQAAIGAKIIARETIKALRKDVTAKCYGGDISRKRKLLEKQKKGKKRMRQVGNVEIPQEAFMAVLKLND; translated from the coding sequence ATGAAACATATTAGGAATTTTTGCATTATTGCACATATTGATCACGGAAAAAGTACATTGGCAGACCGATTATTGGGGGCAACCCAAACGGTAACTGCTCGTGAAGAAAAGGCGCAATTGCTTGATAATATGGACTTGGAGCGCGAACGTGGTATCACGATTAAAAGTCATGCCATACAAATGGAGTACACTTACAAAGGCGAAGAGTACATCTTGAACTTGATTGACACTCCGGGTCACGTGGATTTCTCCTATGAAGTTTCCCGTTCTATTGCGGCTTGTGAAGGTGCGTTATTGATTGTGGATGCGGCACAAAGCATACAGGCACAAACAATATCCAATTTATATTTGGCGTTAGAAAATGACTTGGAAATTATTCCGGTTTTGAACAAAGTAGATTTGCCAAGTGCCAATCCAGAAGAGGTAAGCGATGATATAATCGATTTATTGGGTTGTAAATTGGAAGATATTATTCACGCTTCCGGTAAAACTGGTTTTGGTGTAGAAAATATTTTGGCAGCCATTATTGAAAAAATTCCACATCCAAAAGGGGTGAAAGACGAACCGTTGCAGGCATTGATATTCGATTCGCATTACAATCCGTTTCGTGGTATTGAAGTAATTTTTCGTGTGAAAAACGGGGAAATTCGCAAAGGACAAAAAATAAAATTCATGGCTACTGGCAATGAATATTTTGCCGATGAAGTAGGGACTTTGAAATTGAATCAAGTGCCTAAAAATGTGATTTCGACAGGAGATGTTGGGTATTTGATTTCGGGTATAAAAGAAGCCAAAGAAGTAAAAGTAGGGGATACAATTACGGATGCCAAAACGCCTACCACGAATATGATTACTGGTTTTGAGGATGTAAAACCAATGGTATTTGCTGGAATTTATCCTGTAGATACTGAAGATTATGAGGATTTGCGTTCTTCGATGGAGAAACTGCAATTGAATGATGCGTCATTAGTATTTGTTCCGGAAAGTTCTGCTGCGTTGGGATTTGGTTTCCGTTGCGGGTTCTTAGGAATGTTGCACATGGAGATTATTCAAGAGCGATTGGAGCGTGAGTTTGATATGACAGTAATCACTACGGTTCCTAACGTTTCGTATTTGGCTTACACCAAAAAACATCCTGAAACTGCTTTTACGGTAAACAACCCGTCAGATTTGCCAGAACCATCTCGTTTAGACCGAGTTGAGGAACCTTATATCAAAGCGACTATTATTACCAAAGCTGATTTTGTTGGAAATGTTATGAGTTTGTGTATCGAAAAACGGGGTCAAATTACAAATCAGACGTATTTGACAACCGAGCGTGTAGAATTAAATTTCGATATGCCTTTGGCAGAGATAGTATTTGATTTTTACGATAGATTGAAAACGGTTTCAAAAGGGTATGCTTCATTTGATTATTCTCCGATTGGTATGAAAACTTCTAAATTAGTTCGTTTAGATGTTTTATTGAATGGTCAAACGGTTGATGCACTTTCTGCGTTGATACACGAAGACAATGCGTATAACATTGGTAAAAAAATGACCGAGAAATTGCGTGAATTGATTCCGAGACAGCAATTTGATATTCCGATTCAAGCGGCAATTGGTGCTAAAATCATTGCTCGTGAAACGATCAAAGCTTTACGTAAAGATGTTACTGCTAAATGTTACGGTGGGGATATTTCCCGTAAACGTAAATTGTTGGAAAAACAGAAAAAAGGTAAAAAGCGTATGCGTCAAGTAGGAAATGTAGAAATTCCGCAAGAAGCTTTTATGGCGGTATTGAAATTGAATGATTAG
- a CDS encoding addiction module protein: METIKLNIDLSVSQLLEAVKQLSPKDRLKINDALWNEDVEIPIEHQQIVLDRIAKAKTNPERLLDWDKVSKTL; this comes from the coding sequence ATGGAAACAATAAAATTAAACATTGATTTAAGTGTAAGTCAATTACTTGAAGCAGTTAAACAATTATCTCCAAAAGATCGATTGAAAATCAATGATGCGCTTTGGAATGAAGATGTTGAAATTCCTATAGAACATCAACAAATTGTTTTAGATCGAATAGCTAAAGCCAAAACTAATCCTGAACGCCTTTTGGATTGGGACAAAGTATCTAAAACACTATAA
- a CDS encoding 1-phosphofructokinase family hexose kinase codes for MNSFDIVTLTVNPALDKSTHFKGLVAEQKIRCSEPRFDAGGGGINVSKAISRLGGSSLAVFTSGGPLGKMLEELVAKEAIAFQAIPIQTWTRESFVAVDENTNSQYRFGFTEGEITNEEEQAVLDAIANLKPKFMVASGSLNEGLSADFYQKVAEIAKKSNSKLIVDTSGEALEKVLETGAYLIKPNVGELAKLVGVERLEMEEVNEAAKKIIAKGGAEIVVVSLGPQGAVLVTKDHYEFVPAPNVAKKSTVGAGDSMVGGMVWALSQNKSLKEVIRWGVACGSAATMNEGTQLFKGSDAQRLFDWLKDK; via the coding sequence ATGAACTCATTCGATATTGTTACCCTAACCGTAAATCCAGCTTTAGACAAAAGCACTCATTTTAAAGGATTGGTTGCTGAACAAAAAATTCGTTGCTCCGAACCTCGTTTTGATGCCGGAGGTGGCGGGATCAATGTTTCTAAAGCTATTTCGCGTTTGGGTGGATCATCTTTAGCTGTATTCACTTCAGGTGGACCACTGGGGAAAATGCTAGAAGAATTGGTTGCCAAAGAAGCCATCGCCTTTCAAGCCATTCCTATTCAAACTTGGACTAGAGAAAGTTTTGTTGCTGTAGATGAAAATACCAATTCTCAATATCGTTTTGGTTTTACTGAAGGAGAAATCACCAATGAAGAAGAACAAGCTGTACTTGACGCCATAGCCAACTTGAAACCAAAATTCATGGTAGCCAGCGGCAGTCTTAACGAAGGTTTGTCTGCAGATTTTTATCAAAAAGTAGCCGAAATTGCTAAAAAATCCAATTCAAAATTGATAGTTGATACTTCTGGAGAAGCATTAGAAAAAGTCTTAGAAACCGGAGCTTATCTGATCAAACCAAACGTAGGAGAACTGGCCAAATTAGTAGGTGTTGAACGACTAGAAATGGAAGAAGTCAATGAAGCTGCCAAAAAAATTATTGCCAAAGGCGGAGCCGAAATAGTTGTGGTTTCTCTAGGACCTCAAGGTGCAGTGCTAGTAACCAAAGATCATTATGAATTTGTTCCCGCTCCCAATGTCGCCAAAAAAAGTACCGTTGGTGCAGGTGATAGTATGGTGGGTGGAATGGTTTGGGCGCTTTCTCAAAATAAAAGCCTGAAAGAAGTCATTCGTTGGGGCGTTGCCTGTGGTTCTGCAGCCACCATGAACGAAGGAACTCAATTGTTTAAAGGTTCTGATGCGCAACGTTTGTTTGATTGGTTGAAGGATAAATAA